The Clarias gariepinus isolate MV-2021 ecotype Netherlands chromosome 3, CGAR_prim_01v2, whole genome shotgun sequence DNA window tgttatacagtatattataaatatgttatacagtatatctgggtcaacaaacaaacaaacaaataaatgaataaaaaatccagtataTGTACTACAGTAATAATGGAAAATGtaagtaataaaaaacatcagctgttatttatttgttttttagtttgtacaaataataaaatcatttttttaaatgattgtaaATCATTGTAAAACCTAGAAATTTATATTAGATTGAATCAGTTTAGATTAAATACAGTTCAATCTTAAAATTTAAGCTAATTAAGTTAAGATAAtctaatattaatttatcaaGGCATTTTagatgaaaacattttattatttgtacctTAAGGAATAGAAATGTACAGttgttatgattttttaaaaatttgctgcctctttaaaatcatattatatATGCAGTTAAAATGACAGTGATAGATAAACACTGTATTATTGtgtacattatgtacagtatgtacatttcTTCACTCAGTTGGAATGCAGCAAACGTTGCTACACACAACGCAGTATATTATTAACAGAATatgtccaaaagtatgtggacacctgaccatcacagcAATATACAAAAAACCAGCACATTTCCCAGCCTTTCCTAGATTTTTTAacagcttattttttttattaataaaattacagttatacatatatatttttaaattcgaTGAATTGTACTATAAATTGTGGTGTGTTGTTCCACTAACATTGGTCGATCTAATCTCTgtactatttataactaataaaaaagacattaaaggtGAGTCACAAATTAACAGGATTTAtataacatgtttaattttcttttttatttctttttacatttaataaagtttattattttttttctttttttaatcttagctcCATTTCAGTAGATGGCAGTAAAACTTAGACCTCATGAACTGACCAGCAAAACTTTTATTGGCCTTGGGTTACCAGATGGTTGCAAGATTGGACCAGATTCAGTAAATGCACTTTAAGAACTGATTAAAGACAATTTTCAAACTTTACACTTTCTAACGTGACTAtaaacaatcaaataaaaaacaaattaaaatttaaactaaatgaTTCCCATGACTTCGTGGTTATTTAGCTTCAAGATTAAGGGACTGAGCAACGTGATTTCGTTTTCCGCGACCTGGCAACCCTGGACTCACCGCTTCCACATGATCTTCGTTGTTTCCCGTCATGGTACAGTAGTCCTGAGCTGAGAGGTACAGCAGCCGCAAATACCAAACTTATATCAACAGCATATCACAGCTTTCACAAGCTTTTACACCGAAACAGGTGTCTATATGAAAGTATTTACTGTCTCTTTATTTAGAGGATAGATGATGTTGACTCCACTCTCGGCTTTTCAGGCTCGGTTAGCTCAGGTGATGGAAACCTTGGTAAAAACAGCGGTGTTAGAGATCAGTAAACTTGTGGAGCTGGAATGTAAAATCCTCCTCTCCGAGGTCAACCGAGGTCAACACGAGATCACCTTCCTGAGGAAGAGACTGCAGCTGATGGAGAAACACGTGGCAACAAATAGTGCCACCCAGAACCAGGACTCTGGGAACACAGGAACTGTCAGTACATCAGTTCAGGAGGACAGCTCCAAGACTGAGAACCAGAGCTCCAGAACTGAGAACCACAGCTCCAGACCCGACAACCAGAGCTCCAGAACTGAGAACCCTAGCTCCAGACTAGAGAACCACACCTCAAGAACTGAGAACGAGCGCTCCAGACTAGAGAACCACAGCTTTAGAACTGAGAACCAGCGCTCCAAGAATGAGAACCACAGCTCCAGAACTGAGAACCACAGCTGCAGAACATTGAACAGTCCTAGAACTGAGAACCACAGCTGCAAAACAGAGACCTACTCCTCTAGACTATTGAACAGCTCCAGAACAGAGAACCACACCTACAGAATATTGAACAGCTCCAGAACAGAGAACCACAGTTCCACAGCAGAGAACCACACCTACAGAACATTGAACAGCTCCACAACAGAGAACCACAACCCCGCTTTAGAGATCCACAGTTACAGAACCGAGAACCAGTCCAATATTAAAAGGTGAATATACCACATGCGTTACATGCGTTTttgttgaatatatatatatacatatgcaaTCTATTAAACATCTTCATACTTTTTGTTGCATGTTTAGTGATTCTGGTGATGATCAAGCTATCATAAGTGGCTCATGTCAGAGACAAAATGTCCAGCTTGTCCAAAAATACACAACTTTCATTCTGTATACTCTAATGCTTAATGTTAAACAGAGATGCGAGTTACTGTAGCCAATGAGACATACTTTGTTACTTTTcattgagtagttttattaaaggATGTTGGTGGGCATTGGtgtctcagtggtaggtttcttttccctttttatgctttttatggTTCatttcccacccaatgcccaaagcccagccactggatgcagggccagtcccaagcccagataaaataggTGGGTGCATCAGGAAgagcatctggcataaaacctgcggcaagttgtgtgcagatctgATGGTCCACTTTTGCGACCCCTCGATGGGACCAGCCATAAGTCCAACAACAACTTGTTACTTGTcacatataaatatatgcaAATATCTGTACTCCAAAATAACTCACTTTCTGCATGGTGTTGCGTTATGAAAAAGGCTACTGTGAGCAGATACAAGCCCTGTACTTCTAATATTTGAAGGTGAACTTCTACTTATGTACAGCACACAAGAAAATAGAGAACTTCTActtatacttgagtaatatttctCCTAAGGAATTTATACTTTTACTAAAGCACAGGAAAGTACAGTTTTGATTTTGCCTGCCTCTGTTGTTTAAATTTTCaaggaaatgaatgaatgataagCAAACACCAGACTCAAAGCCCCAGAATACACTGCTTCTATAAAACTGTCTCACTGAATTAGAGCAGAGACAGTGATCTAAGGGATTGGTGGTGTTGATGAGAATATTAGCATTAACATAAATGCTTTCGAAAGCTGATCTGTTTAAGCAGGATGTttcagtcaaaaaaaaagatctggatGTACTAAAGCAGTGGTtcccaaccctggtcctggTTGCGGAGGACATGCTGCCAtgcatattttagtgtttttttcctgttcttcTGCACTTACAGTACTAGTACTTTCTGTTAGAAAATTCTGTTAATTACTTTAGCTGCTGGGAGAAGAGAGGGGGTCTTCCAGGACCGAATATTAGAAACACGCGAAGCGCTGCTTCATTGGTTTCTTTAGGTAGAGATAAAGCTTCCAGTACATCCCACTTTACTGTTATCAACCTGTGGTCTaactgcattgtgggtaataaCTACTGGAACTTCTTATGAGATAGAGGTAAAGGTTAGTAGTAAATCAAAAACTTCCTGATCAGTTtggtaaattatgtaaatgtgatTTATATATGGGGTTTTTTATGTCAGGAACTTAAACCGACATTCTTTCAAACATACATTACTAAGAGTGAGGATTCTACAGACTAGGTTATTTGCTCTTGCTTGACCGAATACTTAAATTGGATAAAAACCTCCTCTAAGTTTCTTTTTGATTGTATCTAGAGAGAGTGATCTGGAAGAGTCCAGTGAAGATTTGCCTGCTTTGCTAGACCTCCCTCTGACCACTGAACAGGACCATGTAAGTTTTCTctgctgctttttaaaaataataatggccatgtaaaacatattctTAAAAGGATGCTTGACGTCTAAGATGCTAATGCTATGTAGGCTCATACGAGAGAAAAACAATATGACTGTAATCTGCAGCAGGAGCATTACAGAGAAAACCAGACTTCTGAAGTAAAGATCAAACAGGAGGAGGTCTGGGATGCCGAATCTCGAGGAGAGAAGACAAAAAATGGCGGTGAGTGTGTGCTAAGTTTCTTATCTCATTAAAAGTCAGGTCACCTAATCTTTTGTTTtaagattgtttttatttgtattgcaaGGTGACAGAAATGAAAGACAAAGcatatacaaggggtgttcaagtcaatcgGGACTTGTGATCAAGTTTTgggtgaatgaaggcataaaagttATTGACAttcacagaagacttcaagcacagtatggtgattaGACTCTTAGCCAAAGTGAAAAATTTGAATAGtgcaagcatttttaaaaacattggtACCATTCAAACAAATGCACGTTTGCACTATTCCGGGAATGATGATGCCGACCGA harbors:
- the LOC128518398 gene encoding zinc finger protein 782-like isoform X1, producing MMLTPLSAFQARLAQVMETLVKTAVLEISKLVELECKILLSEVNRGQHEITFLRKRLQLMEKHVATNSATQNQDSGNTGTVSTSVQEDSSKTENQSSRTENHSSRPDNQSSRTENPSSRLENHTSRTENERSRLENHSFRTENQRSKNENHSSRTENHSCRTLNSPRTENHSCKTETYSSRLLNSSRTENHTYRILNSSRTENHSSTAENHTYRTLNSSTTENHNPALEIHSYRTENQSNIKRESDLEESSEDLPALLDLPLTTEQDHAHTREKQYDCNLQQEHYRENQTSEVKIKQEEVWDAESRGEKTKNGVHSTEEISTRRFSEESAHTQTRDSSFFGNKLHSSAFKVHLNLETGSTLPYLLAKPVRRHVESRFQEEKRFACPLCGKCFKCFSQLEIHKRSHTGEKPYRCTLCGKKYAQKGHLYTHQRTHTGEKPYRCMHCGKAFIQKCSLDMHQRTHTGEKPFSCVKCGKGFTKKFNLNKHLAVHSDISDLNIRTENGSGLHSSGLVH
- the LOC128518398 gene encoding zinc finger protein 235-like isoform X2, which encodes MMLTPLSAFQARLAQVMETLVKTAVLEISKLVELECKILLSEVNRGQHEITFLRKRLQLMEKHVATNSATQNQDSGNTGTVSTSVQEDSSKTENQSSRTENHSSRPDNQSSRTENPSSRLENHTSRTENERSRLENHSFRTENQRSKNENHSSRTENHSCRTLNSPRTENHSCKTETYSSRLLNSSRTENHTYRILNSSRTENHSSTAENHTYRTLNSSTTENHNPALEIHSYRTENQSNIKRESDLEESSEDLPALLDLPLTTEQDHQEHYRENQTSEVKIKQEEVWDAESRGEKTKNGVHSTEEISTRRFSEESAHTQTRDSSFFGNKLHSSAFKVHLNLETGSTLPYLLAKPVRRHVESRFQEEKRFACPLCGKCFKCFSQLEIHKRSHTGEKPYRCTLCGKKYAQKGHLYTHQRTHTGEKPYRCMHCGKAFIQKCSLDMHQRTHTGEKPFSCVKCGKGFTKKFNLNKHLAVHSDISDLNIRTENGSGLHSSGLVH